The sequence CGTCCGGGGCAGCGGAAGCCCGATCGAGCCGTCCTTGTGCCCGTCGAACGGATTGCAGGTCGCCACGGGCGATGTCTCGCTAAGGCCGTAGCCCTCTACCAACCACCCGCCAATGAACTTCTCGAAGCCCTTCTTGACGTGCATCGGCAGAGCCGCGCCGCCGGAGATGCAAAATTGCAGTGACGAGAGGTCGAATCTGTCGATATGGCGATGGTGGAGCAGGGCTTGGAACAGGGTAGGGACGCCCGGCATGACCGTGGGCCGCAACTTGCCGATGAGCTTCAAGGTTCGGCCCAGCTCGAATTTCGGCATGAGGACGATTTCCATGCCGTTGGCGACCCCAAAAGTCATGACCGTCGTCATGGCGAATACGTGGAACAGCGGCAGTACCCCGAGGATACGGTCCACCACCTCAGGCGGCCGTTGGCCCCACAATCGAACCTGCGCCGTGTTGATGAAGATATTGGCGTGACTGAGCATGGCGCCTTTGGGGGTGCCAGTGGTGCCGCCCGTATATTGGAGAACCGCCACGGCCTCCGGCTTGATCGTGGGCCGGACGAAGCGGCCGTTATTGGCGAGGAGATTGCGTTCGCGCACGATTTTGCGCCGCTGCCGCGACAGACCGACTTTCGCGCGCCGGACTTTGCGCGTCATCATCAGCCCGATCTGTTTCAGCGTCGGCAGGAGAGAGGCGAAATCGGCGACCACGGCCCGCCCGAGGGTTCCGTCTGCGAGGAGCGGTTCGATCTTCTTGAACAGCAGATGGAGGTCGAGCGTCACCATGATTTCGGTACCGCTGTCCCGGATTTGGAAGGCGAGCTCCTCGACGCTGTACAGCGGGTTGAAATTGACGACGGTGCCGCCCGCTTTGAGGATGCCGAAATAGTAGATGAGATAGGTCGGGGAGTTCGGAAGCAGCAGCCCGACCCGGACACCCTCCTGTACTCCGAGCGCCGCCAAGCCCTTGGCCGCACGGTCGGAGAGGGCCCCGATCTCCTCGTAGGTCAGGGTCTTGCCTTCGAAGTAGGTGCACATTCGCGAGCCGTGATGCTCGACCGCCTCGTCGAGGAGGCTGTG comes from Methyloceanibacter stevinii and encodes:
- a CDS encoding long-chain-fatty-acid--CoA ligase, with the protein product MAVKANPAAQQAAPDARDRPWLRSYPPGLSWTAEFKPGLVHSLLDEAVEHHGSRMCTYFEGKTLTYEEIGALSDRAAKGLAALGVQEGVRVGLLLPNSPTYLIYYFGILKAGGTVVNFNPLYSVEELAFQIRDSGTEIMVTLDLHLLFKKIEPLLADGTLGRAVVADFASLLPTLKQIGLMMTRKVRRAKVGLSRQRRKIVRERNLLANNGRFVRPTIKPEAVAVLQYTGGTTGTPKGAMLSHANIFINTAQVRLWGQRPPEVVDRILGVLPLFHVFAMTTVMTFGVANGMEIVLMPKFELGRTLKLIGKLRPTVMPGVPTLFQALLHHRHIDRFDLSSLQFCISGGAALPMHVKKGFEKFIGGWLVEGYGLSETSPVATCNPFDGHKDGSIGLPLPRTDITIRSLENPEHEMPMGEPGEICIAGPQVMSGYWNKADETAAVFVGKYFRTGDVGYMDEDGFIFIVDRIKDMINTAGFKVYPRRIEDALHEHPAVAECCVVGIPDSYRGEAPKAYVRLHDGRTETAVDLMTFLRPKLSKLELPVAIEFRDELPKTMIGKLSKKALRAETGA